A genomic window from Parvularcula sp. LCG005 includes:
- a CDS encoding electron transfer flavoprotein subunit alpha/FixB family protein, whose protein sequence is MAILVIADHDNAALSDATGKTVTAAAKMGGDIDVLVAGTNAGDVANAAAKISGVRKVLHADDAVYEKQLAEPMAALAVSLADKYDAILTPAGTNGRNYMPRIAALLDVMQISAITGVESADTFVRPIYAGNALATVQSSDKIKIVTVQPTAFEAPSMDGSASVESVSKADFPNVSSFINEELTKSDRPELQGAKIVISGGRALGSTENFEKYIYPLADKMGAAVGASRAAVDAGYVPNDYQVGQTGKVVAPELYIAVGISGAIQHLAGMKDSKVIVAINKDEEAPIFQVADYGLVADLFEVLPKLQEAL, encoded by the coding sequence ATGGCCATTCTTGTTATTGCCGATCACGACAATGCCGCGCTTTCCGATGCGACGGGCAAGACGGTGACAGCCGCCGCGAAAATGGGCGGTGACATCGACGTTCTCGTCGCGGGCACCAATGCCGGTGACGTTGCCAATGCTGCTGCAAAAATCAGCGGTGTCCGGAAGGTCCTGCACGCGGACGACGCGGTCTATGAAAAGCAGCTCGCCGAACCCATGGCGGCACTGGCGGTTTCCCTCGCCGACAAATATGATGCCATCCTGACCCCGGCCGGCACCAATGGGCGCAACTATATGCCCCGTATTGCCGCCCTCCTCGACGTCATGCAGATCTCGGCGATCACTGGCGTGGAGAGCGCGGACACCTTCGTGCGTCCGATCTATGCGGGCAACGCACTCGCCACCGTCCAGTCCTCCGACAAGATCAAGATCGTCACGGTACAGCCAACCGCCTTCGAAGCCCCGTCCATGGATGGCAGTGCCTCTGTTGAATCGGTCAGCAAGGCTGATTTCCCGAACGTTTCGTCCTTCATCAATGAAGAACTGACCAAATCGGACCGTCCTGAGTTGCAGGGCGCGAAGATCGTCATCTCCGGCGGTCGTGCGCTGGGGTCGACCGAGAATTTCGAGAAGTACATCTATCCGCTGGCGGACAAGATGGGCGCTGCCGTTGGTGCATCCCGCGCCGCCGTCGACGCAGGGTACGTCCCGAATGACTATCAGGTCGGGCAGACCGGTAAGGTCGTGGCGCCTGAGCTCTATATCGCCGTGGGGATCTCCGGCGCGATCCAGCACCTTGCCGGCATGAAGGATTCCAAGGTGATTGTTGCGATCAACAAGGATG
- a CDS encoding cob(I)yrinic acid a,c-diamide adenosyltransferase produces MVTLNKIYTRTGDKGTTGVVTGERLSKTHPRIVAIGEVDELNAAVGVAFAAVQHNSVKGALLAIQNDLFDVGADLATPATLKGELRLSANRIQKLEQAIDELNEDLPALQSFVLPSGPGGAGLIHLARAMARRAERQVWSIVELDDGSFVNPDVPRYLNRLSDYLFVAARTVSREAGGEVLWVPGGGDEPQAQH; encoded by the coding sequence TTGGTCACTCTGAACAAGATTTATACGCGCACCGGCGACAAGGGCACGACCGGGGTCGTGACCGGCGAGCGGCTGTCCAAGACCCATCCGCGTATCGTCGCCATCGGCGAAGTGGATGAGCTGAACGCCGCTGTTGGCGTGGCGTTCGCTGCGGTTCAACATAACTCGGTCAAGGGAGCGCTCCTCGCCATTCAGAATGATCTCTTTGATGTGGGGGCTGACCTTGCCACGCCCGCGACATTGAAAGGGGAACTCCGCCTCTCCGCCAATCGTATTCAGAAACTTGAGCAGGCGATTGACGAGCTGAACGAAGATCTGCCGGCGCTGCAGTCTTTCGTCCTGCCGTCAGGGCCCGGAGGCGCAGGCCTAATCCATCTCGCCCGCGCCATGGCGCGCCGTGCGGAACGCCAGGTGTGGTCGATTGTTGAACTCGATGACGGCTCCTTCGTTAATCCCGATGTGCCGAGATATTTGAACCGATTGTCCGACTATCTGTTTGTCGCAGCGCGCACTGTAAGCCGTGAAGCGGGTGGCGAAGTCCTATGGGTCCCCGGCGGCGGTGACGAACCGCAAGCCCAGCATTGA
- a CDS encoding twin transmembrane helix small protein, producing MAGVFLYFLIPVALLATAIILGVGIYSLAKGGDFAKANSNKLMRMRVTAQAIAIVILMLFVVILKNSGN from the coding sequence ATGGCTGGTGTATTCCTGTATTTCCTGATTCCCGTGGCACTGCTGGCGACCGCAATCATCCTCGGCGTCGGCATTTATTCCCTTGCCAAGGGCGGCGACTTTGCCAAAGCCAACTCAAACAAACTCATGCGGATGCGCGTCACCGCTCAGGCGATTGCGATTGTGATCCTGATGCTGTTCGTGGTCATCCTCAAAAACAGTGGGAATTAG
- a CDS encoding electron transfer flavoprotein subunit beta/FixA family protein, whose amino-acid sequence MKILVPVKRVVDYNVKVRVKPDQTGVDLANVKMSMNPFDEIAVEEAVRLKEAGAADDVLVVSIGPDKAQDQIRQALAMGADRGLLVTTDDDLDSLAVAKILQAICQEEKPDLVFLGKQAIDDDRSQTGQMLGALLGWGQGTFASKVEHDGDKVLVTREIDGGLQTVSLTLPAIVTADLRLNEPRYASLPNIMKAKKKPLDKKAAADYGVDLTPRLKTLKVTEPPKREAGIKVESVEQLVDKLKNEAGVL is encoded by the coding sequence ATGAAGATCCTCGTCCCCGTCAAGCGGGTGGTCGACTATAACGTCAAGGTTCGGGTGAAGCCGGACCAGACGGGTGTCGATCTTGCCAACGTCAAAATGTCCATGAACCCCTTTGACGAAATCGCCGTCGAAGAGGCTGTTCGCCTGAAGGAAGCCGGTGCCGCTGATGACGTCCTCGTCGTCTCCATTGGCCCTGACAAGGCGCAGGACCAGATCCGTCAGGCGCTGGCCATGGGAGCTGATCGCGGCCTCCTCGTCACGACCGATGATGACCTCGACAGCCTGGCCGTGGCCAAAATCCTTCAGGCCATCTGTCAGGAAGAAAAACCTGATCTCGTTTTCCTGGGCAAACAGGCCATCGACGATGATCGTAGCCAGACCGGCCAGATGCTCGGCGCGCTTCTTGGCTGGGGTCAGGGGACCTTCGCCTCGAAAGTCGAACATGATGGCGACAAGGTTCTTGTCACCCGTGAAATCGATGGCGGCCTGCAGACAGTGTCCCTCACCCTGCCCGCCATTGTGACGGCAGACCTGCGGCTGAACGAGCCGCGTTATGCGTCATTGCCCAACATCATGAAGGCCAAGAAGAAGCCGCTCGATAAGAAGGCGGCCGCCGATTACGGCGTGGACCTGACGCCGAGGCTGAAGACCCTGAAAGTGACCGAGCCGCCGAAACGCGAGGCGGGCATCAAGGTCGAGAGTGTCGAGCAGCTGGTCGACAAACTGAAAAACGAAGCGGGAGTCCTGTAA